Proteins from a single region of Nitrospiraceae bacterium:
- a CDS encoding right-handed parallel beta-helix repeat-containing protein: protein MGATRSSAWSKLGAKNISYTQAVIEPGVPSIKEVLIVHDEKHGRFYDKVPTLESLDTAGKFFHDVGRNTLYVSPLEGVDLQQDLHISSKPHILEFQQVNVESVAVDGLHLSFANEYAVGFWYQSSGTTNGSLKVNNCVFTGNAYQAIHIGGTNTFRQVDILNNTITANGNEGIYIGFIKGAEEGQVITGKLTISGNVIGGQKFGWRSKGPGSAANGEGIDLKKGVAAASIDNNTLFDLTGFYGIGVQFSNVIIEKNTISDIHMWDSPPESGIAGIIVDANESSATTIVRNNKLNVQAANGIAIRGNAERRPRFEIYDNEISVKEPYFPLAFTSQNITNTLIEHNRTNGGRAGLWVQRACCTPANVEFRENDIRNVSVPLVAAQNVSKGVRVYSNFFCFKGAGDENQISAVPNNTISRDCTAVKGMNPLRQIQVR, encoded by the coding sequence ATGGGCGCGACTCGCTCTTCTGCTTGGTCGAAATTAGGCGCGAAGAATATTTCTTACACACAGGCGGTGATAGAACCTGGAGTTCCGAGCATTAAGGAGGTTCTGATTGTCCATGACGAAAAACACGGCCGGTTTTATGACAAAGTTCCCACCTTGGAGTCGCTTGATACTGCGGGTAAGTTCTTTCATGATGTCGGAAGGAATACACTGTATGTATCCCCTCTGGAAGGTGTCGATCTCCAACAAGATCTTCACATCTCAAGCAAGCCGCATATTTTAGAGTTTCAGCAAGTCAACGTTGAAAGTGTGGCGGTTGATGGGCTCCACTTATCCTTCGCCAACGAATATGCCGTTGGTTTCTGGTACCAGTCATCGGGAACCACGAATGGATCATTAAAAGTAAACAACTGCGTGTTTACCGGCAATGCGTACCAAGCGATCCACATCGGTGGAACCAATACCTTCAGACAAGTTGACATCTTAAACAATACAATCACCGCGAATGGTAATGAAGGGATTTATATTGGATTCATAAAGGGGGCCGAGGAAGGACAAGTGATAACGGGAAAACTGACGATCAGCGGTAATGTCATCGGCGGTCAGAAATTTGGTTGGCGATCCAAAGGTCCTGGGTCCGCCGCCAACGGAGAAGGCATCGATCTCAAGAAGGGCGTCGCTGCTGCAAGTATCGACAATAATACTCTGTTTGACTTGACGGGGTTCTATGGAATTGGAGTCCAATTTTCCAATGTCATCATTGAAAAGAACACGATCAGCGATATCCATATGTGGGATTCGCCGCCGGAGTCCGGCATTGCCGGGATCATCGTCGATGCAAACGAGAGCAGCGCAACGACGATTGTCAGGAATAACAAGCTGAACGTCCAGGCTGCGAATGGGATTGCGATAAGAGGCAATGCGGAACGGCGGCCGAGATTCGAGATATACGATAACGAGATATCCGTCAAAGAACCGTATTTCCCGCTCGCATTCACGTCGCAGAACATCACGAACACGCTCATCGAGCACAATCGAACGAATGGAGGACGTGCGGGATTGTGGGTCCAGAGAGCGTGCTGCACTCCGGCCAACGTCGAATTTCGCGAAAACGATATTCGCAACGTATCAGTTCCGCTGGTGGCGGCGCAGAACGTATCCAAGGGAGTTCGAGTGTATTCGAACTTCTTTTGTTTCAAGGGGGCGGGTGACGAGAATCAGATAAGCGCTGTCCCAAACAATACCATTTCTCGGGACTGCACCGCTGTGAAAGGAATGAATCCACTTCGACAGATTCAGGTCCGGTAG
- a CDS encoding glycosyltransferase family 4 protein translates to MKTQIRILALMTDAFGAQGGISEYNRNLLTALSGTDGVGEIIVLPRLGHVRPEELPARVRQEMPIFSKIGYSARATTSAVMKGPFDLVLCGHIFHAPLAAVIARRLKIPLWLQLHGIDAWTSPSSVVRWGVEQSDLVTVVSRYTKRRCLAWANVHPERVRVLPNTVSDRFAPGPKSPQILEQYGLQGKRILLTVSRISLDDWYKGHHRVFAVMPQLLREYPDLVYVAAGEGDGREKLQRQALVLGLGDNVKFIGRVSDTQLPDLYRTADVFVMPSTEEGFGIVFLEAMRSGIPTVGGNGDGSMDPLRDGAAGDAVTCDNPVELLDAIRSALDKPRNCRHHADVFNFASFAEHCTGLL, encoded by the coding sequence ATGAAAACACAGATTCGCATCCTTGCGTTGATGACCGATGCCTTTGGAGCGCAGGGAGGGATCTCAGAGTACAACCGCAACCTCCTTACAGCCTTGTCCGGTACCGATGGGGTGGGTGAAATTATTGTGCTTCCACGGCTGGGTCACGTTCGGCCGGAAGAGCTGCCGGCCCGCGTACGGCAAGAGATGCCGATCTTCAGCAAAATCGGGTACTCCGCCCGTGCCACCACTTCGGCGGTGATGAAGGGGCCGTTCGATCTCGTCCTGTGCGGACACATTTTTCATGCACCCCTGGCGGCCGTGATCGCGCGCCGCCTGAAGATTCCGCTCTGGTTGCAGTTACATGGGATCGATGCGTGGACGAGTCCCTCCTCTGTCGTTCGCTGGGGAGTAGAACAATCGGATCTGGTAACCGTCGTCAGTCGATATACCAAACGCAGGTGTTTGGCATGGGCAAACGTGCATCCGGAAAGGGTGCGGGTCCTTCCGAACACAGTGTCCGATCGATTCGCGCCTGGGCCCAAGTCACCGCAAATCTTGGAACAGTACGGCCTTCAAGGCAAACGGATACTCCTCACGGTTTCCCGTATTTCGCTGGATGATTGGTACAAAGGGCACCACAGGGTTTTTGCAGTCATGCCCCAGTTGCTCCGCGAGTATCCGGATCTCGTCTATGTGGCCGCTGGCGAGGGGGATGGCCGCGAAAAGCTTCAGCGTCAGGCATTGGTACTTGGTCTCGGAGACAATGTGAAGTTTATCGGAAGGGTGAGCGATACGCAGCTTCCAGATTTATACCGCACGGCTGACGTCTTCGTCATGCCGAGCACGGAAGAGGGATTCGGCATTGTCTTCCTTGAGGCCATGCGTTCGGGCATTCCGACCGTCGGAGGGAACGGCGACGGCAGCATGGATCCGCTTCGGGACGGCGCTGCCGGAGATGCCGTGACCTGTGACAATCCGGTTGAACTCTTGGATGCGATTCGATCGGCGCTCGACAAGCCCCGAAACTGTAGGCACCATGCGGATGTGTTTAATTTCGCGTCATTCGCAGAACATTGCACAGGGCTGCT
- a CDS encoding carbamoyltransferase C-terminal domain-containing protein, protein MSVILGINAFHADSAACLVIDGVLMSAIAEERLGRREKHSPRFPIESIRRVLAESGVSLKDVTHVAIAKNPHSNFAAKANYVFSHPWKSVRAVGEHLRRKTKTQETLGDLATLCDVDPTTTKYQIINVEHHLAHIASAYYLSAFDSLTAGFSYDASGDFVSAMAARCEGTKIEILDRVHLPNSLGFFYTGLCQFIGFDEFGEEYKVMGLAPFGEDEFSPVMSELVRYDDSSWFRLEPGFFGMHDGGVSGMQDESGRIVMGQMYTERLARRLGPPRRRGEPLAQREKNIARSCQVRFEDVAIHCMNRLHKLVDTECLAMAGGCALNGVTNARILRDTPFRQMYLQCAASDDGTCLGAAYYCYHHILGGEKRYYMNHAYWGPQYADSEIRLAAESSGLPVDHFGDEETLLFAVARLLAEGKVVGWYQGRSEWGPRALGNRSILANPAIRTMKDTINAKIKRRESFRPFAPSVLKDCVNTYFEQDILSPFMMHVVRVRPEWRTRLAAITHVDGTGRLQTVEREGNPRYYGLIQAFRELTGLGVLLNTSFNENEPIVDTPQQAVACFMRTDMDALCLGDYVILKPGRSS, encoded by the coding sequence ATGTCAGTCATTCTGGGTATCAACGCTTTTCATGCCGATTCGGCGGCCTGTTTGGTCATCGATGGAGTATTGATGTCGGCAATCGCCGAAGAGCGCCTTGGCCGTAGGGAAAAGCATTCACCCCGCTTCCCTATCGAGTCTATCCGCCGTGTTCTTGCCGAATCCGGCGTGTCGTTGAAGGATGTCACCCACGTTGCGATTGCCAAAAATCCACACAGCAACTTCGCGGCCAAGGCGAATTATGTGTTCAGTCACCCATGGAAGAGCGTTCGTGCGGTGGGTGAGCACCTTCGGCGCAAGACAAAAACTCAGGAAACGCTGGGCGATCTTGCGACGCTCTGCGATGTCGATCCCACCACGACGAAGTACCAGATTATCAATGTCGAACATCACCTCGCTCATATTGCCAGCGCGTATTACCTCTCGGCTTTTGACAGCCTGACCGCTGGATTTTCCTACGATGCATCCGGCGATTTTGTGAGCGCAATGGCGGCGCGTTGCGAGGGGACAAAGATCGAGATTCTCGACCGAGTGCATTTGCCCAACAGCCTGGGATTCTTCTATACAGGGCTCTGCCAGTTCATCGGGTTCGACGAGTTTGGCGAGGAATACAAAGTCATGGGCCTTGCGCCGTTCGGTGAGGACGAATTCTCGCCTGTGATGAGCGAACTTGTGCGCTATGACGACTCTTCCTGGTTTCGACTCGAACCGGGGTTTTTCGGGATGCATGACGGAGGAGTCAGCGGGATGCAGGACGAATCCGGACGTATTGTCATGGGTCAGATGTACACCGAGCGGCTCGCGAGACGTCTTGGCCCCCCCCGCAGGCGCGGCGAGCCGCTCGCACAACGTGAGAAAAACATTGCTCGGTCGTGTCAGGTACGATTCGAAGACGTGGCGATCCACTGCATGAACCGTCTCCATAAACTGGTCGACACTGAATGCCTCGCCATGGCGGGCGGCTGTGCGCTCAATGGCGTTACGAATGCCCGCATCCTTCGCGATACACCGTTTCGCCAGATGTATTTGCAGTGTGCGGCTTCCGACGATGGGACGTGCCTGGGTGCGGCCTATTACTGTTATCACCACATCCTCGGTGGTGAGAAACGGTACTACATGAATCACGCATACTGGGGTCCTCAGTATGCTGATTCAGAAATCAGGCTAGCAGCAGAAAGCTCCGGTCTCCCTGTCGACCATTTTGGAGATGAAGAGACCCTCCTTTTCGCAGTAGCGAGATTGCTCGCTGAAGGAAAAGTCGTTGGCTGGTATCAAGGACGGAGTGAATGGGGACCGCGGGCGTTAGGAAACCGGTCAATCCTTGCTAATCCTGCAATTCGTACGATGAAAGACACCATCAACGCCAAGATTAAGCGGCGTGAGTCGTTCCGTCCTTTTGCCCCTTCCGTACTAAAAGATTGCGTCAATACGTATTTTGAACAAGACATTCTCAGTCCGTTCATGATGCATGTGGTAAGAGTTCGGCCCGAATGGCGCACAAGACTCGCGGCGATTACCCATGTCGACGGGACGGGCAGGCTGCAAACCGTTGAGCGGGAGGGGAACCCCCGATACTACGGTTTGATCCAGGCCTTTCGGGAACTCACCGGTCTGGGCGTTCTCCTCAACACGAGCTTTAACGAAAATGAGCCGATTGTGGATACACCCCAACAGGCCGTGGCCTGTTTCATGCGCACGGATATGGACGCGCTGTGCCTCGGTGATTACGTGATCTTGAAGCCAGGCCGATCGTCGTGA
- the asnB gene encoding asparagine synthase (glutamine-hydrolyzing), giving the protein MCGVAGIFSYHYAALDVDRSELRRMRDYMTARGPDGFGEWFSADNRVGLGHRRLAIIDLNDRAAQPMTSEDRQLVITFNGEIYNYQALRRQLEAKGYVFRTESDTEVLLHLYVDKGEAMVKDLRGMFAFGLWDQRKQALLLARDPYGIKPLYYADDGWTFRFASQVKALRAGGRISHDPSPAGLVGYYLFGSVPEPYTVWQDVQALPAGTVMQVDFLGPSKPQKYFSLAQTYFEAQANPLQLGEMELQEFVRETFLDSVRHHLVADVPVGAFLSAGIDSGSLVGLMRDAGQSDVQTVTLTFSEFAGTPVDESPLAEQVAKQYRTRHTTRIVTEAEFRDDLPRILAAMDQPTIDGINTWFVSKAAHELGLKVAVSGLGGDELLAGYPSFERIPSLVRRLVIPSRIPLLGWLVRIIGRQVIPRRLKVHPKALSVLEYGGTYAGAYLLTRGLFMPSELDTVLDRGMLREGLRRLRPLHYIGELAMPDPGSPRGRIAVLESGLYMRNQLLRDTDWASMAHSLEVRVPLVDSCLLKALAPALVRRDRFVNKDMLARSASLSLPEAVRMRGKTGFAIPVTRWIADHGDVKQLTRPGVGASHEQSLWTRRWAQMVAAA; this is encoded by the coding sequence ATGTGTGGAGTAGCAGGAATTTTCTCCTATCACTATGCGGCCCTCGATGTCGATCGCAGTGAATTACGGCGCATGCGGGATTACATGACTGCACGGGGTCCGGATGGGTTTGGAGAATGGTTTTCAGCGGACAACCGCGTGGGGCTTGGTCACCGACGGCTAGCGATCATCGACCTGAATGACCGCGCTGCGCAACCCATGACGAGCGAGGATCGGCAGCTGGTGATTACGTTCAACGGAGAAATTTACAACTACCAGGCGCTGCGCAGGCAGCTTGAAGCCAAGGGCTATGTGTTTCGGACCGAGTCCGATACGGAGGTGCTGCTGCACCTCTACGTGGACAAGGGAGAAGCCATGGTTAAGGACCTTCGCGGCATGTTCGCCTTCGGCCTGTGGGACCAGCGGAAACAAGCGTTGTTGCTCGCCCGAGACCCGTACGGCATCAAGCCCCTGTACTATGCCGACGATGGGTGGACGTTCCGATTCGCCAGCCAGGTCAAGGCCCTGAGGGCAGGAGGACGGATCTCCCATGACCCTAGTCCAGCTGGTCTTGTCGGTTACTATCTGTTCGGCAGTGTCCCGGAACCCTACACGGTGTGGCAGGATGTTCAGGCGCTCCCCGCCGGTACCGTCATGCAGGTGGATTTCCTCGGGCCCTCCAAGCCCCAAAAGTACTTCTCGCTGGCTCAAACGTATTTCGAGGCCCAGGCGAACCCATTACAGCTTGGGGAAATGGAGTTGCAGGAATTCGTGCGGGAAACGTTCCTCGATTCCGTCCGACACCACTTGGTCGCCGATGTACCGGTCGGTGCGTTTCTCTCTGCCGGGATCGACTCAGGATCACTCGTCGGCCTCATGCGCGATGCGGGTCAATCGGACGTTCAAACCGTGACGTTGACTTTTTCGGAGTTCGCCGGTACGCCCGTAGACGAATCGCCGCTTGCCGAGCAAGTAGCCAAGCAATACAGAACTCGCCACACGACACGGATCGTGACTGAAGCGGAATTCCGCGACGACCTGCCGCGCATCCTGGCAGCCATGGATCAACCGACCATCGACGGAATCAACACCTGGTTCGTCAGCAAAGCGGCCCACGAACTGGGTCTCAAGGTGGCCGTTTCTGGCCTCGGCGGCGATGAGCTGTTGGCCGGGTACCCGTCCTTTGAAAGAATTCCCTCCTTGGTCAGGCGACTGGTCATTCCATCTCGTATCCCGTTGCTCGGATGGCTAGTGCGAATCATCGGCAGACAGGTGATCCCGCGTCGATTGAAGGTGCACCCCAAAGCGTTGAGCGTTCTGGAGTACGGAGGAACCTACGCCGGGGCCTACTTGCTGACAAGGGGGCTGTTCATGCCGTCCGAACTGGACACGGTGTTGGACAGAGGAATGCTGAGAGAGGGTCTCCGGCGGTTGAGGCCTCTCCATTATATAGGTGAATTGGCCATGCCGGACCCCGGGTCACCCCGAGGCAGGATCGCCGTGCTGGAATCAGGGTTGTATATGCGCAACCAGCTGCTGCGCGACACCGACTGGGCCAGCATGGCCCATTCACTTGAAGTGCGCGTGCCATTGGTCGATTCCTGTCTGCTCAAGGCGCTCGCTCCCGCACTCGTACGACGCGACAGGTTCGTGAATAAGGATATGCTGGCGCGAAGTGCGAGCCTGTCACTTCCGGAAGCAGTTCGCATGCGAGGCAAGACGGGCTTCGCCATTCCCGTGACCAGATGGATCGCCGATCACGGTGACGTAAAACAATTAACGCGCCCGGGTGTCGGAGCGTCACACGAGCAATCTCTCTGGACCCGACGCTGGGCACAGATGGTGGCAGCGGCGTGA